AGACCAAGTGCTGCACCGAGTATCATTCTACCAGCTAACAAAACCCCAAATGACTGTGCTGCCGCTTCCATTATAGCCCCGACTGTAAACAGAACTGAAGAAACAATTATAGCCCATTTTCGTCCCAGTACATCGTTAGTGGGCATAATTATCAACGCACCGAATATCGCACCTAAAGGCGTGAATCCGACTACCATTGACAGTTCCGAGGCTGATAGTCCGAGTGCTTGTGGGATATATAAAGACGCACCACTAATCAAACTCTGATCAAGACCAAATAGAAATCCACCCAGACTTGCCAGAGATGCCAAAAGCCatacaaaatattttgGTTTGGGAACAATCTTCGAGGCTAGATACGGTCGTTTTCCGCTTGTAATTAATTCATCTTCTAGAGCTATGAGCTCGTCATTAATTCTGGTCTCATTGACCTCAAAATATACACCAGCATCGATTTCCACCAAGTCCTGAGGAGGTGGTTTGATATCTGGGTTCTCATTAAATTCTTCGCTCACTTTATCCATCGTAGCTGCTTGACTTATTACATCTGAGAGTATCAGCCCCtctttatataataaagATTGTTTATGGATTGTCAGATGAGAGTCATAAATACCCCATTTTGGATAATCCGGGGAAGTGGGGTCAACTTAAATCGATAAAAATATGGCCACTGTTGGATCATCAGACTCATTGCTCTGTATTCAGAAGGGGGTGATTTATGTAGACAACTGGGCAAGTATGAGCTAACTATTGTTAAAAAGGTTTTAGGTTCAGCTTTCTCAGCAACCCCAATGTCTCGCTTGAGTAGATTTGAACTCAATTCCACCGTTCAAGCTTATTCGGAATCCTAATTAGTTAATTCCGCGGTAGTTCGTGATCTTAAACTGAATTAATGAAGCAGATCAACAGGAGATTCACTTCCGGCTGCGATGATCATCTTATCGACATCTGCAGAAGCGTGGGGGCAACTCTCGATAATCCCAAAACAAACTATGAACTTTGTATCAATCAACGACCAAACCTGGATCTAGTAATTTGTTATAGttgattttattattctttctTTATGAGTCGGTTGTCGttatattttcattgattTAATGGATTTTAAGTTGATTGCTACGTCTCTGCTATCTGCATTAATATGCAGGTCCCAGAATGATATGCGGGGTAAATGTTTGTGGCTGGGGCCAACTTCACACCTTGTCTTTAAACGATTTAGCGCCTTCCTAGCTATTTAAAGAAGTGAGCTATG
The Sugiyamaella lignohabitans strain CBS 10342 chromosome A, complete sequence genome window above contains:
- the ITR1 gene encoding myo-inositol transporter ITR1 (Myo-inositol transporter; member of the sugar transporter superfamily; expression is repressed by inositol and choline via Opi1p and derepressed via Ino2p and Ino4p; relative distribution to the vacuole increases upon DNA replication stress; ITR1 has a paralog, ITR2, that arose from the whole genome duplication; GO_component: GO:0000329 - fungal-type vacuole membrane [Evidence IDA] [PMID 22842922]; GO_component: GO:0016021 - integral component of membrane [Evidence IEA,IEA]; GO_component: GO:0016021 - integral component of membrane [Evidence ISM] [PMID 12192589]; GO_component: GO:0016020 - membrane [Evidence IEA,IEA,IEA]; GO_component: GO:0016020 - membrane [Evidence ISS] [PMID 2040626]; GO_component: GO:0005886 - plasma membrane [Evidence IDA] [PMID 16233524]; GO_component: GO:0005886 - plasma membrane [Evidence IDA] [PMID 22842922]; GO_function: GO:0005365 - myo-inositol transmembrane transporter activity [Evidence IMP,ISS] [PMID 2040626]; GO_function: GO:0022891 - substrate-specific transmembrane transporter activity [Evidence IEA]; GO_function: GO:0022857 - transmembrane transporter activity [Evidence IEA]; GO_function: GO:0005215 - transporter activity [Evidence IEA]; GO_process: GO:0015798 - myo-inositol transport [Evidence IMP] [PMID 2040626]; GO_process: GO:0007124 - pseudohyphal growth [Evidence IMP] [PMID 24603354]; GO_process: GO:0055085 - transmembrane transport [Evidence IEA]; GO_process: GO:0055085 - transmembrane transport [Evidence IMP] [PMID 2040626]; GO_process: GO:0006810 - transport [Evidence IEA,IEA]), with translation MDKVSEEFNENPDIKPPPQDLVEIDAGVYFEVNETRINDELIALEDELITSGKRPYLASKIVPKPKYFVWLLASLASLGGFLFGLDQSLISGASLYIPQALGLSASELSMVVGFTPLGAIFGALIIMPTNDVLGRKWAIIVSSVLFTVGAIMEAAAQSFGVLLAGRMILGAALGLLSGTGK